TGAAGGGTAAGATTCGGATGTTAAGTAGCAATACTAAAACTAGAAAGTTAATATTAGAAGGAAATTTATATAAAGTTTTTTTGGTCATCAGTTTGCCTATCATGGTCAGCAATATTATTCAGGCTCTCTATGAGGTTATTGATATGTTTTATGTTGGGAAGCTCGGTGCTATGGCTCTTGCTGCACTGTCTTTGACTGGGCCTATTAATTTTCTTATTATGGTTCTTGCCATGGGGATGGCTACAGGAAGTATTTCATTGATGTCTAAATGTATTGGAGAAGGGGCTTTTTCAAAGTTTTCAAGATATGCAGGGCAATTGGTGTTTTTAAATTTCATCTTATCTTTATTTGTTACAATTTTTATTTTGATATTTATAGATTTTATTTTAGATTTTTTGGTTGTAAGAGGCGAACTTAAAGAGCTTGCGAAGTCTTATCTTTATGTCACAATATGTGCGATACCTGTAATGTTTTTGAGTATTTCTATTATATACATATTAAATTCTCAAGGAGAGACCATTATTTCGATGATGATAGTTTTAATTGCCAATATTATTAACTTTATTCTTGATCCAATTTTAATGTTTACTTTTAATCTAGGTATTGCCGGTGCTGCTTGGGCTACTCTTTTTTCAAAGTTAACAACTGTTTTTTCTTATTTGTTTTTAACTTATAGGTTAAATCGTGGACTTAAGCTGGGTTTGAAAGATATTACTCCAGATATTACTATGATAAGAAATATTTTAAGTTTAGGGCTTCCATCAGCTTTTGGTCAGATGATGATTTCTATTTCTTTTTTAATTTTTAATTACTTTGTAATTAGAATAAGTCCAAAATTTTTAGCTGCTTATGGTCTTACAAATAGCATTATTGCCTTTTTGCTTCTTCCTGGAATGAGCATTGGTACTGGAATTATTTCAATTGTTGGACAAAATCTCGGTGCAAAGAATATTGCTAGAGTGGGAGATGCTTTAAAGAAAGGATTTTTTGTTTCCTTGGTGGTATTGTTTACGGTTAATTCATTCATAATATTTTTTAGAGAAGTTATAATAAGAGTTTTTACAGATGATTTAGAAGTTATAAATTATGCTAATAATTATTTATTATTGGCATCAATTGGGGCTGTTGGATATGGATTGCAACAGGGGTTTTTTGGAGGATTGATTGGAGCAGGACTTACAAACCTTGTCATGATTCTTGTTTGTATACGCCTTTGGATTATTCGTTTGCCGGCTGTAATTGTCTTTCAATATTTTGGTATTATGGAGGATTCTTTGGGGTATGCCTTTATAATTTCAAATTATGTAACCTTTATTATTTTATTGTGTTTGACTTTTACGAAATATTGGGAAAAGCCACAGTAGGTTTGAATATTGAATAATCTTGTATCGTTGGTAAATAGGAAGTTATATTAAATGAAGATTTGGTATGTCAATCCTGCTTTAAGAATATATTAAATATATTTTTTTGTTTTTTGTTAATCTTGACATTTAATTTAAATGTTTTTTCTTCTCCTGCTTTGAGACCTTCTTTGATGATATAGCCTGTTTTATTACCTTTTTTAAAAATTGCTAATGAGTTTTGCTTTATGTTAGTTTTTTTGTTGTTTTTAAGGGTAATTATTAAACTGTTTTTACTGTTGGTCTCAAATTTTACTATTTCAATCTTTGCGGTATTTTTCTTTATGCTAATAATATGGGTGATCTCTCTGGCAACCTCTTTTGATTGTACGGAGTTATTCTTTACGCATGATATAGTCATATATACAATAAATATTATAGTAATTTTTAATAACCTAGATTTCAAATCTTGTCGAGTCATATAATTGTTTTATTTTAACCTTTTTATTAATAAGTTTTAAGATAATCGGATTAAATGCCAGATATATTATTATTTGCTTAAATTTAAAGCTTACAATATTAAGTTTCTATTTGCTTTTACATATGAAAATGTAGGTAGAGCTTAAAGTTTAAGTTTGTGAAGAAAGCAATCCTTGGAGTTGGAATTAATAAATTTTACTCAATATGAATTGTAAAGTAGTATTAAGATTTTATTTTTCTATGAAAATGGTTTTTGACGAATTTTAATCTTGATGCATTGTATCTCTTTGTTTTAAAGAATTTTGTATTTGACATAAAAATATTAAAATTATTGACTATATCTTAAATAATGTGTAAACTACTAGAGTTACTAAGGATTCTTTTAGAAAAACACGAAAATCGGGTCAATTTCTAAGGAAGTATGGTCTTTATATATAGTAGTTTTATTTATTATGTAATTATTATATATTATTAAAAAGCAAGGTGGAATTCTTAAATAGGGTTTTAAGAAATAAGTAAAAATTTGGAGTAAAAATTTAGGAGGTGATTCATGGCTAAGGAAGTTTTTCATAGGACAAAGCCGCATATGAATGTTGGGACAATAGGGCACGTTGACCACGGTAAGACAACATTAACAGCGGCTATTAGTATTTATTGTTCAAAGGTAAATAAAGATGCAAAGGCACTCAAGTATGAAGATATTGATAATGCGCCTGAGGAGAAGGCAAGGGGAATAACAATTAATGCTAGACACATCGAATATGAAACTGTTAACAGACATTATGCGCATGTTGATTGTCCTGGGCACGCTGACTACATTAAAAATATGATCACGGGTGCAGCTCAGATGGATGCTGCTATATTATTGGTTGCGGCTGATAGTGGGGCAGAACCACAGACGAAAGAGCATTTACTACTTGCACAGAGAATGGGAATAAATAAAATAATTGTGTTTTTGAATAAATTAGATTTGGCAGATCCTGAACTTGTTGAACTTGTTGAAGTTGAGGTTTTAGAGCTTGTTGAAAAATATGGATTTCCTGGCGATACCCCAATAATAAAAGGCTCTGCTTTTGGAGCTATGTCAAATCCTGATGATCCTGAGGCTACTAAATGTGTAAAAGAACTTCTTGAATCTATGGATAGTTATTTTGAGCTTCCTGAGAGAGATATTGATAAGCCATTTTTGCTTGCTGTTGAAGATGTTTTCTCTATTTCTGGACGTGGTACTGTTGCTACTGGGCGTATTGAAAGGGGACTCATTAAGGTTGGACAGGAAGTTGAGATCGTTGGAATTAGGGAAACTCGAAAAACAACTGTTACTGGTGTTGAAATGTTCCAAAAGATACTTGAACAAGGACAAGCAGGGGATAATGTTGGGCTTTTGTTAAGAGGTGTTGATAAGAAGGATATTGAGAGGGGACAGGTTATTTCTGCTGTTGGTACAATTACGCCTCATAAAAAATTTAAAGCCTCTATATATTGTTTGACTAAGGAAGAAGGTGGAAGACATAAGCCATTTTTCCCAGGGTATAGACCACAGTTTTTCTTTAGAACAACGGATGTTACGGGCATGGTTACTCTTGAGGGTAAGGAAATGGTTATGCCTGGGGATAATGTTGATATTGTTGTTGAGCTTATTTCTTCAATAGCTATGGATAAGAATGTTGAGTTTGCTGTTAGAGAGGGCGGCAGAACTGTTGCTTCGGGAAGAATTCTTGAAATATTGGAATAGTGCAGGGTTTGAGGGTATTTTTGTATCCCCAAGGTTTAGGAGAATAAATTGATTACTAAAGATAAGATACGAGTCAGGCTTTTTAGTTTTGATGTTAAGATATTAGATCAGAGTGCTGAGTCTATTGTTAGGGCTGTTCAAAAGTCTAAGGCTCAAATTAAGGGACCTATTCCTTTGCCGACAAAGATAAAAAAATATACTGTTTTGCGGTCTCCTCATGCTAATAAAAAATCAAGAGAGCAATTTGAGATGAGAACTCATAAAAGACTTATTGATATCCTAGAACCTACCTCTGCATTGATGGATTCTTTGATGAAATTAGAGCTTCCTGCAGGGGTAGAGGTAGATATTAAACAGTAAATAAGATTTTTAAGTTATGAATTTGAGGTGTTTTAATGTTGGGATTGATTGGAAAAAAAGTTGGCATGACACAGATATTTCAAGAAAATGGAGTTGTGGTGCCTGTTACGGTGATAGAATTTGAGCCCAATTATGTTATAGGAAAAAAAACAGTAGAAAGAGATGGATATGATGCTCTTATAACAGGTTCTGTTGATCTTAGAAGATCTAAAGCTTCAAAGCCTATAAGAGGTCAATATAAAAGGCTAGAAAATATTGAGCCTAAGAGATATATTATGGAATTTAGGGGTCTTGAGGGTTATGATGCTGGTGATGAGATTAGACTTGACGCTTTTAGGGAAATTAAGTACGTAGATATTACTGGTACTACTAAGGGTAAGGGATTTCAGGGAGCTATAAAGAGGCATAATTTTAGTGGTGGTCCATCTTCTCATGGTTCTAAGTTTCATAGGCATCTTGGTGGTACAGGTCAGGCTACTACACCTGCTAGAACTTTTAAGGGAACCAAAATGGCGGGTAGAATGGGTGGTGAACAGCAAACTATTCAAAATCTTGAAGTTATTTTTATTGATGAGGATAAAAGATCCATTTTGGTAAAAGGAGCTGTACCAGGGTTTAAGGGTTCTTTTGTTGTTGTTAAAAAGGCAAAGAAAGTGGGTGTTTAATATGGAAAGAAAAGTTTTTTCTAAGGATGGACAAGAGCTTAGATCTATAGATTTAGAAGATAGGGTTTTTAATGTAGATGTTAGCTATGGTTCTATATATAATGCTATTAAGAATGAGCTAGCTAATCTTAGGGTTGGAACAGCTACAACTAAGACTAGGGCTGAGGTTAGAGGTAGTTCAAAGAAGCCTTGGAAACAAAAGGGTACGGGACGTGCAAGGGTTGGCACTAAGAGAAATCCTGTTTGGGTTGGTGGAGGTGTAGCTTTGGGGCCAAAACCAAGAGACTACAGCTATAAGCTTCCAAAGAAGGTTAAGAGACTTGCTTTTAAGTCTGTACTTAGTCTATGTGCATCTATGGAGGATAATTTTAAAGTTGTTGAAAATTTTACTATTGAGTCAGGAAAGACAAAAGAGCTTGCTTTAATAGTAAGGAACTTTATAAAAACTGATGGGAGAACAGTGATTTTATTGGGTAATGACGATCAAATGGTTAAGAGAGCAGGAAAAAATATAAGAGATTTAAAGATTTTATCTTTTAATAGACTTAGAGTTGTTGATTTGTTTTATGCTAAAAATTTGATAGCTCTTGAATCTGCTATTACTGGTCTTAATGAGTTTTATGTCAAATAAGAGAAATGTTGAGGATGAGTTATGAAAGCTTATGATATAATAATTTCACCTATGCTTACTGAGAAAACCAATATTCAGCGAGAAAATTTGAATGTTTATGCTTTTCATGTCAGAAAGCAAGCGAATAAAAAAGAAATTGGTGTTGCAATTAAAGAGCTTTTTAATGTTACTCCAATAGCATGTAATTTGCTTAATGTTAAGAGTAAAGTTAAGGTAGTTGTGTCAAGGAAGGGGTATCCTATTGGCAAGGGGAAAACTTCTTCATGGAAAAAGGCATATGTTTATCTTAAAAAAGAAGACAAGATAGATATTTTTTAGTGGTTTTGGAGAAAGGTAGATATGGGTATTAAGACTTATAAGCCAAAAACTTCGTCTTTGCGTTATAAGACAACTTTATCTTTTGATGAGTTAAGTAAGGGCAATGACCCTCTTAGATCTTTAACTAAGGGGAAGGCATCTAGGGCTGGAAGAGACTCTTCTGGAAGAATTAGTGTTAGAAGAAGAGGTGGTGGGCATAAAAGGCGATACAGGGATATTGACTTTGACAGGAGGGAAAAATTTGGCGTGCCTGCTCGAGTTGCATCTATTGAATATGATCCTAATAGGAGTTCTAATATAGCTTTGCTTGTTTATGGGGATGGAGATAAGAGGTATATTATTGCTCCTAGGGGAATTAAGGTTGGTGATGTTTTGGAGAGTGGCCCAGGTTCTCCAATAAGGGTTGGTAATTCTTTGCCACTTGAAAATATTCCGGTTGGCAAGACAGTACATAATATTGAACTTAATATTGGAAGGGGTGGTCAGCTTGTAAGAGGTGCGGGGGGTTATGCTATGATACTTGCTTCTGAGGGAGATTACGTGACTGTTAAGCTTCCATCGGGCGAGATGCGCATGATTTTTAAGAAGTGTGTAGCAACCCTTGGAGAGGTTGGTAACGAAGATTATATGAATGTTTCTATTGGCAAGGCTGGCAAGAGTAGATGGCTTGGGAAGAGACCTAAGGTAAGAGGGGTTGCAATGAATCCTGTTGATCACCCACATGGTGGTGGTGAGGGTAAAACTTCTGGGGGTCGTCATCCTGTATCTCCTTGGGGACAACCAACTAAGGGATATAAAACTCGAAAGAAAAAGAAATACTCAGATAAGTTTATCATCAAGAGAAGAAATAAATAGGAGAGCGTAGTGGCAAGATCTATTAAAAAGGGACCTTTTATAGAAAAAAGTCTTTATCAAAAAGTTTTGGCATCCTCTGGGAGGGAAAAGAGAGTAGTTATTAAAACTTATTCTAGAGCTTCAACAATAATTCCTGAGATGGTGAGTCTTACTATATCTGTTTATAATGGGAAGTCTTTCATTCCCGTTTATATTACTGAGGATCTTGTTGGGCATAAGCTTGGTGAATTTTCACCGACAAGAATTTTTAGAGGACATGCTAAATCAGATAAGAAGGGAAGGAAATAGAGGTTATGTATGTAAATAGAAGGTATACAGCAAGAGGCAAAAATTTGCCATCTTCGCCGAAAAAAGTAAGGCCTATAGCTGATAATATACGGGGTAAGTCTTATATTGAGGCGGTTGCAATACTTTATTCTATGCCTAATAAGGGTGCTAAACTTTTAGGCAAGGTGGTTAAATCAGCCGCATCGAATGCGATATACCATAATAAAAATCTTTCTGAGGATATGATAGTTGTAAATAAGGTTATGGTGGATGATGGAAGAAGACGTAGGAGTATTTGGCCTAGGGCTAGAGGCAGGGCCGATAGACTTATTAACAGAAGTTGCCATATTTTTGTTGAAGTTAATGAAAAGATGCATGGTGGAGAATAACATATGGGTCAAAAAGTACATCCTTATAGCTTAAGATTGAAGATTAATAAGGATTGGAAGTCAAAGTGGTATTTTGATAAAAAGTTGTATTCTGAGATTCTTCACGAAGACTTCTTAATAAGGCGAGAAACAATGAAGTTCTTTAAAACAATTAGATTTGATATTGCGGATATTGAGATTATTAGAAATAACCTGCAGAGAGCGACTGTTGTAATTTCTACGCCAAGGCCTGGCTCTGTGATTGGAGTTAAGGGCGCTAATATTGAAAAAATTGGGCAATTGTTAGCTAGGAGAATATCTAAAAAAATTAATATTAAGATAAAAGAGATTAAGAAGCCAGAATTTGATGCTCAAATTATTGCTAACGGGATTGCGAAACAGATGGAGAATAGAGCTTCTTATAGAAAGCTTTTAAAGTCGGCACTTTCATCTTCTATTTCGAAAGGTATTCAGGGTATTAAACTTAAGGTCTCGGGTAGACTTGGTGGAGCTGAGATTGCTAGAAGTTTTGAAGTTAAGGAAGGAAGAATTCCTTTACATACCCTTAGAGCTAATATAGATTATGGTTTTGCTGAAGCTCAGACAACTTATGGTGTTATTGGTGTTAAAGTTTGGGTATTTAAGGGTGAAGTTTTAGGAAAGCAAATTAATTCAGATGCTGGTCAGGTAATTAATAGAAAGTCTTTACGAGAAAAGAATGAGAGTTTTAGTAGAAATAGATTAGTGGATGATAGGAATAGAAAAGTTTTAAATGAGAATAAGTTTTCTAAGGAAAAATCAGGGCTTGAGTCTAGGTTAAGGAATAATTCTTTTGGGAAAAAAGATGGTTCTGATGTATAAATCTTTAAGGAGAGTTAAATGTTAAGTCCTAAGAAGGTTAAATATAGGAAAAGGCAAAGAGGAAGACTTACTGGAGAAGCTCAAAAAGGTAACAAGATATCTTTTGGGGAGTATGGACTTGTATCTCTTGAGACATATTTTATTACTGCAAGGCAAATTGAGGCAGCTCGTGTTGCTATGACTCGTAGAGTTAAAAGAGGTGGTAAGGTTTGGATAAGAATATTTCCAGACATTCCTTATACTAAGAAGCCAGCTGAGACTAGGATGGGTAAGGGTAAGGGAGGCGTTGACCATTGGAATGCGCCTGTTAAGCTTGGAACTGTTATGTTTGAGATGGCTGGAGTAGCTAAGGAGCTTGCTGAGGAAGCTATGATGCTTGCTAGCTCCAAACTTCCGGTTAAAACTATATTTGTAGTAAGGCGAGATTTGAGGTGAGTTATGTTAAAAAAATTTAAAGATTTGACCCTTGAGGATATTGAAGCTAGAAGATTGGCTTTAAAGAAGGAATATATGGACTTAAGGTTTAAAGCTGTTGTTGGACATGTTGAAAATCCTTTAAAGAAGAGAGAGATGAGGCGAGATATTGCAAGGCTTAATACAATTATTCATGAATATGGTATGGGTATTAGGAAGGTTTAATTATATGTCAAGAGAAAATAAGAAAGAATTAATTGGGAAAGTTGTTAGTGATAAGATGAAAAAGACAATAGTTGTTGAAATTGTTCAAAGAAAGATGCACCCTATATATCACAAATACTTGAAAGTTAGCAGAAAAGTTAAGGCTCATGATGAAAAGGAAGAATCAAGAATTGGCGATAAGGTAAAAATTATTGAGGCTCGACCTATTAGTAAAGAGAAAAGGTGGATACTTGTTGGAGTTTTGGAGAAGTCAAAGTAATTTCAGTTATTTTTTATAGAGGAGATTAATATGGTTCAGATGCAGACATATTTAACAGTTGCTGACAATACAGGTGGCAAGATAGCGCAATGCATAAAAGTTCTTGGTGGTAGTAAGAAACGATATGCTAGGGTTGGAGACATAATCGTTATTGCTGTAAAGCAAGCAATTCCCAATTCGCCTATTAAGAAAGGAGATGTGCATAAAGCTGTGGTTGTTAGGACTTCGAAGGAAATAAGGCGTAAGAATGGAACTTATGTTAGATTTGATGATAATGCATGTGTTATACTTGATACTAATTTGAACCCAAGAGGCAAAAGAGTTTTTGGACCTGTTGCAAGAGAGCTCAGAGATGCCAATTTTATGAAAGTTGTTTCATTGGCTTCAGAGGTGATATAGGGGGTTATTTATGAAGACAAGGTTGAAGGTAGGTGACAATGTGAAGATTATCTGCGGCAAGGACAGAGGTAAAACGGGAAAAATTACTAGTATAGATAGAGCAAATCTTAAGGTTGTTGTTGAATCTTGTAATTTAGTTAAAAAGGTTATTAAAGCAAGGACACCTCAGGAAAAGAGTAAGATAATCAGTAAGGAAGCGGCTATGGCTATTTCAAATGTAATTTTGTTTGTAGGTGGTGTAACTTCAAGAACGGGAATTAGATTTGAAAATAATGAAAAAAAGAGATATCTTAAAAAGAATGGGGAGAATATTTAGCCTATGAGTTATGTTCCTGAGTTAAAGAAGTATTATAGGGATAGTATTATAAAAGAACTTGTTGGGGAATTTCAATATAAGTCTATTATGCAGGCTCCAAAGATAGAGAAAATAGTTGTTTCTGTGGGAGTTGGGGAAGCTGTTAAAAATAAAAAACTTTTAGATTCAGCTGTTTCTGAACTTAGTCAAATTACTGGGCAACGGGCTGTTAAGACGAAGGCTAAGAGGGCCATTGCTGGATTTAAGATTAGACAGGGTCAAGAAATAGGTGCTAAGGTTACTCTTCGAGGTAATATTATGTATGAGTTTTTGTACAAACTTATTAATTTAGCATTGCCCCGTGTTAAGGATTTTAGAGGAGTTGATAGCAATGCTTTTGATGGTAAGGGTAATTATTCTTTTGGAATAGCAGAGCAAATAATATTTTCTGAGATAGATTATGATAAAATAGAGAGGATATCTGGTTTGAATGTTACAGTAGTGACAACGGCTTTAAGCGATAGAGAAGGAAAAGCTTTGCTATCTAAATTTGGTATGCCGTTTAGTAATTAAAGGGATTTGTGTTTATGGCTAAAAGATCAATGATAGTTAAGGCTTTGCGAAAGCCTAAGTATATAACAAGGCAAAAGAATAGATGTAAATTATGTGGGCGTCCAAAGGGTTATATGAGAGATTTTAGTATGTGTCGTATATGTTTTAGGAAACATGCATCATCAGGGTTAGTTCCTGGTGTTTCAAAATCAAGCTGGTAAGGAGAATTTATGGCGGTTACGCATTCAGTGGGAGATATGTTAACTAAGATAAGAAATGCAAGTAGAGTTAAGCATGAATCTGTGAGTTTGAAGATGTCTAATATAAATAAGGCAATTTTAGACATTCTTAAGGAAGAAGGATACATTAGGGATTATAGTATATTTGACAAGAATGGTATTTCTTTTATTAAGGCAATGCTAAGTTATGATCATAAAAGAAATTCAGCTATAAATAGAATAGATGCTATTTCAACTCCTGGTAGGAAGGTTTATTCTGCATATAAAAATATGCCGAGAATAAAAAACGGATATGGTATATTAATAGTTTCTTCTTCTAAGGGCGTTATTACCGGTAAAAAGGCTAAGGATAATAAAGTAGGTGGTGAGTTAATTTGCTCAGTTTGGTAAGGTGAGAGGTAGATAAAGTATGTCACGGATTGGTAAACTTCCTATCAAGATGTTAGATTCTGTTAGGGTTGATATTAAGGACAATGTAGTAATGGTTGAAGGGAAGAAAGGTAAGCTAAGTCAGGAGATAAAGAATAATATTCGGGTTAAAATTGAAAATGGTAATATTGCTGTTGAGCGTACCTTGGAAGATAAGCAGACAAGGGCTTTTCATGGTCTTTATAGAAGTTTGATTTTTAATATGGTTAAGGGAGTAACTGATGGATTTTCAAAATCTCTTACTATTAATGGTATAGGATACAGAGTCGAGCAACAAGGAAAGAGTCTTTTTTTTAACTTGGGATATTCAACGCAATTTGAATATGTAATTCCTGAGGGAATTACTATTAAGATTGATGGTAATACTAAAATTGCTGTTGAGGGAATAGATAAGTGTAGAGTTGGGCAGGTTGCTGCTGAGATTAGAGGTTTGAAAATTCCAGAGCCTTATAAGGGGAAGGGAATTAGATATGATAATGAAGTAATCAAGCGAAAAGTAGGAAAGTCAGGAGTAAAAAAATAGATTTTAGGTGAGTATTTATGAAAAAAATAAAAGAGACTGAAAAAAGAAATGTAAAACGCAAGAGAAGAATAAGAGATAGAATTGGGCTTGGTGTTACAGATAGACCTAGAATCACGATTTTTAAGTCCAATAGGTATTTTTATGCTCAAGTTGTTGATGATACAGTGGGGCATACTCTTGCGAGTGTTTCTACTATTGAGAAAGGTCTTAAATTAAACAAAAATATCGATAATGTGATGAAACTCGGTGAGATTCTTGCAAAAAGACTTAAGGATAAAAATATTAGTAGACTTATTTTTGATAGGAACGGTTATAAATATCATGGTCTTATTGCAAGTTTTGCAACCTCTTTGCGAGAAGCTGGTATTGATATTTAGGGGGAAATTATAGTGGAAACTCAAGTTCATAAAAAACAAATAGAGAAATTAATATCACTTAATAGGGTTACTAAGGTTGTAAAAGGGGGAAGAAGGTTTTCTTTTGCTGCTTTTATGGTTGTTGGCGATGGAGAAGGACAGGTTGGTTGGGGATTTGGTAAGGCCAATGATGCTAGTGATGCGATTAAGAAGAGCTTAACAAATGCTAGGAAGAATTTAAGGTTTGTTCCTGTTAGGAAAGGTACCCTCCCTCATATGGTTATTGGGGACTTTAAAAAAGCTAAGGTTTTAATTAAACCAGCTACTCATGGTACTGGTATTATTGCGGGTGGACCTGTACGTTCTGTAATGGAAGCATTGGGAGTTCATGATATTTTAAGCAAATCTCTTGGTTCAAATAATTCTATGAATGTGGTAAAGGCAACTTTTAAAGCATTTGATTTGGTCTTGGATGCTAGAAAGGTTGCGGGAATAAGAGGAAAAACTTTAAGGACTTTATGGGGTTAGTTTATGGTTAAGAGAAAATTAAGACTTCAGTTGAAGCAAGCGAGGTTTCAAACCTCAAGATCTAGGCTTAAAAATAAGGCTTTTATTAAAAGGATGGAAGGAAACAGAGAAGTTATTGTTAAGAGTGGTATTAGAGTTGAGGTTGAGCTTAGGAGAAGTCTTATCGGGAAATTAGATAGCAAGGTTAGAACATTGAGAGCTTTGGGTTTGAAGAAAATAGGGGACAGAAAAATCCATATTTTAAACAAGTCTATTAAAGGTATGCTTAATGAGATAGTTAG
The sequence above is drawn from the Candidatus Borreliella tachyglossi genome and encodes:
- a CDS encoding MATE family efflux transporter, coding for MLSSNTKTRKLILEGNLYKVFLVISLPIMVSNIIQALYEVIDMFYVGKLGAMALAALSLTGPINFLIMVLAMGMATGSISLMSKCIGEGAFSKFSRYAGQLVFLNFILSLFVTIFILIFIDFILDFLVVRGELKELAKSYLYVTICAIPVMFLSISIIYILNSQGETIISMMIVLIANIINFILDPILMFTFNLGIAGAAWATLFSKLTTVFSYLFLTYRLNRGLKLGLKDITPDITMIRNILSLGLPSAFGQMMISISFLIFNYFVIRISPKFLAAYGLTNSIIAFLLLPGMSIGTGIISIVGQNLGAKNIARVGDALKKGFFVSLVVLFTVNSFIIFFREVIIRVFTDDLEVINYANNYLLLASIGAVGYGLQQGFFGGLIGAGLTNLVMILVCIRLWIIRLPAVIVFQYFGIMEDSLGYAFIISNYVTFIILLCLTFTKYWEKPQ
- the tuf gene encoding elongation factor Tu, coding for MAKEVFHRTKPHMNVGTIGHVDHGKTTLTAAISIYCSKVNKDAKALKYEDIDNAPEEKARGITINARHIEYETVNRHYAHVDCPGHADYIKNMITGAAQMDAAILLVAADSGAEPQTKEHLLLAQRMGINKIIVFLNKLDLADPELVELVEVEVLELVEKYGFPGDTPIIKGSAFGAMSNPDDPEATKCVKELLESMDSYFELPERDIDKPFLLAVEDVFSISGRGTVATGRIERGLIKVGQEVEIVGIRETRKTTVTGVEMFQKILEQGQAGDNVGLLLRGVDKKDIERGQVISAVGTITPHKKFKASIYCLTKEEGGRHKPFFPGYRPQFFFRTTDVTGMVTLEGKEMVMPGDNVDIVVELISSIAMDKNVEFAVREGGRTVASGRILEILE
- the rpsJ gene encoding 30S ribosomal protein S10; the encoded protein is MITKDKIRVRLFSFDVKILDQSAESIVRAVQKSKAQIKGPIPLPTKIKKYTVLRSPHANKKSREQFEMRTHKRLIDILEPTSALMDSLMKLELPAGVEVDIKQ
- the rplC gene encoding 50S ribosomal protein L3, with amino-acid sequence MLGLIGKKVGMTQIFQENGVVVPVTVIEFEPNYVIGKKTVERDGYDALITGSVDLRRSKASKPIRGQYKRLENIEPKRYIMEFRGLEGYDAGDEIRLDAFREIKYVDITGTTKGKGFQGAIKRHNFSGGPSSHGSKFHRHLGGTGQATTPARTFKGTKMAGRMGGEQQTIQNLEVIFIDEDKRSILVKGAVPGFKGSFVVVKKAKKVGV
- the rplD gene encoding 50S ribosomal protein L4 — its product is MERKVFSKDGQELRSIDLEDRVFNVDVSYGSIYNAIKNELANLRVGTATTKTRAEVRGSSKKPWKQKGTGRARVGTKRNPVWVGGGVALGPKPRDYSYKLPKKVKRLAFKSVLSLCASMEDNFKVVENFTIESGKTKELALIVRNFIKTDGRTVILLGNDDQMVKRAGKNIRDLKILSFNRLRVVDLFYAKNLIALESAITGLNEFYVK
- the rplW gene encoding 50S ribosomal protein L23; translation: MKAYDIIISPMLTEKTNIQRENLNVYAFHVRKQANKKEIGVAIKELFNVTPIACNLLNVKSKVKVVVSRKGYPIGKGKTSSWKKAYVYLKKEDKIDIF
- the rplB gene encoding 50S ribosomal protein L2, with protein sequence MGIKTYKPKTSSLRYKTTLSFDELSKGNDPLRSLTKGKASRAGRDSSGRISVRRRGGGHKRRYRDIDFDRREKFGVPARVASIEYDPNRSSNIALLVYGDGDKRYIIAPRGIKVGDVLESGPGSPIRVGNSLPLENIPVGKTVHNIELNIGRGGQLVRGAGGYAMILASEGDYVTVKLPSGEMRMIFKKCVATLGEVGNEDYMNVSIGKAGKSRWLGKRPKVRGVAMNPVDHPHGGGEGKTSGGRHPVSPWGQPTKGYKTRKKKKYSDKFIIKRRNK
- the rpsS gene encoding 30S ribosomal protein S19; translated protein: MARSIKKGPFIEKSLYQKVLASSGREKRVVIKTYSRASTIIPEMVSLTISVYNGKSFIPVYITEDLVGHKLGEFSPTRIFRGHAKSDKKGRK
- the rplV gene encoding 50S ribosomal protein L22, producing the protein MYVNRRYTARGKNLPSSPKKVRPIADNIRGKSYIEAVAILYSMPNKGAKLLGKVVKSAASNAIYHNKNLSEDMIVVNKVMVDDGRRRRSIWPRARGRADRLINRSCHIFVEVNEKMHGGE
- the rpsC gene encoding 30S ribosomal protein S3, whose protein sequence is MGQKVHPYSLRLKINKDWKSKWYFDKKLYSEILHEDFLIRRETMKFFKTIRFDIADIEIIRNNLQRATVVISTPRPGSVIGVKGANIEKIGQLLARRISKKINIKIKEIKKPEFDAQIIANGIAKQMENRASYRKLLKSALSSSISKGIQGIKLKVSGRLGGAEIARSFEVKEGRIPLHTLRANIDYGFAEAQTTYGVIGVKVWVFKGEVLGKQINSDAGQVINRKSLREKNESFSRNRLVDDRNRKVLNENKFSKEKSGLESRLRNNSFGKKDGSDV
- the rplP gene encoding 50S ribosomal protein L16; its protein translation is MLSPKKVKYRKRQRGRLTGEAQKGNKISFGEYGLVSLETYFITARQIEAARVAMTRRVKRGGKVWIRIFPDIPYTKKPAETRMGKGKGGVDHWNAPVKLGTVMFEMAGVAKELAEEAMMLASSKLPVKTIFVVRRDLR
- the rpmC gene encoding 50S ribosomal protein L29, with the protein product MLKKFKDLTLEDIEARRLALKKEYMDLRFKAVVGHVENPLKKREMRRDIARLNTIIHEYGMGIRKV
- the rpsQ gene encoding 30S ribosomal protein S17, translating into MSRENKKELIGKVVSDKMKKTIVVEIVQRKMHPIYHKYLKVSRKVKAHDEKEESRIGDKVKIIEARPISKEKRWILVGVLEKSK
- the rplN gene encoding 50S ribosomal protein L14; translation: MVQMQTYLTVADNTGGKIAQCIKVLGGSKKRYARVGDIIVIAVKQAIPNSPIKKGDVHKAVVVRTSKEIRRKNGTYVRFDDNACVILDTNLNPRGKRVFGPVARELRDANFMKVVSLASEVI